The following are encoded in a window of Streptococcus pasteurianus genomic DNA:
- a CDS encoding Rqc2 family fibronectin-binding protein has protein sequence MSFDGFFLHHLTKELQEELLYGRIQKVNQPFERELVLTIRNNRKNYKLLLSAHPVFGRVQITTADFQNPQTPNTFTMIIRKYLQGAIIESITQIENDRILEIAFSNKNEIGDNIKVTLMVEIMGKHSNIILIDKAESKIIESIKHIGFSQNSYRTILPGSTYLAPPKTEAKNPFTVSDEKLFELLQTEDLAPRNLQKLFQGLGRDTAENLAAQLSNNKLKQFRTFFARPCQPNMTDKSFAAVLFDKSDKQFDSLSELLDVFYQDKAERDRINQQSSDLIHRVQTELDKNIKKLGKQEKELLATENAEEFRQKGELLTTYLTLVPNNQDQVELDNYYTNEKIVIALDKSLTPSQNAQRYFKKYQKLKEAVKHLTGLIQETKDTITYLESVETALNHASISDIEDIREELVETGFVKRRTRDKGHKRKKPEQYLASDGKTIIMVGRNNLQNDELTFKMAKKGELWFHAKDIPGSHVLIKDNLNPSDEVKTDAAELAAYYSKARLSNLVQVDMIEAKKLNKPTGGKPGFVTYTGQKTLRVTPTEEKINSMRMTK, from the coding sequence ATGTCATTTGATGGTTTTTTTCTACACCATTTAACAAAAGAATTACAAGAAGAGCTACTTTATGGACGTATTCAAAAGGTCAATCAACCTTTTGAACGTGAGTTGGTTTTAACCATTCGCAATAATCGTAAGAATTATAAGCTCTTGCTTTCTGCTCATCCTGTTTTCGGACGTGTGCAGATTACGACAGCTGATTTTCAAAATCCACAAACCCCAAATACATTTACTATGATTATTCGAAAATACCTTCAAGGGGCAATCATTGAGAGCATTACGCAGATTGAAAATGACCGTATTTTAGAAATCGCATTTTCTAATAAAAATGAAATCGGTGATAACATCAAAGTCACCTTGATGGTTGAAATCATGGGCAAACACAGCAATATTATTTTGATTGATAAAGCTGAAAGCAAGATTATCGAGTCAATCAAGCATATTGGTTTCTCACAAAATAGCTACCGCACTATCTTGCCTGGCTCAACTTATCTTGCACCGCCAAAAACAGAGGCTAAAAATCCTTTCACTGTTTCAGATGAAAAATTATTTGAACTTTTGCAGACAGAAGATTTGGCACCGCGCAATCTGCAAAAACTTTTCCAAGGCTTAGGACGTGATACTGCAGAAAACCTGGCTGCTCAGCTCAGCAACAACAAGCTGAAACAATTCCGTACTTTTTTTGCTAGACCATGTCAGCCAAATATGACCGATAAATCATTTGCTGCTGTGCTATTTGACAAGAGCGATAAGCAATTTGACAGTCTTTCTGAACTCTTGGATGTTTTTTATCAAGATAAGGCTGAACGCGACCGTATCAATCAGCAATCAAGCGATTTGATTCACCGTGTTCAAACAGAATTGGATAAAAATATCAAAAAACTTGGTAAGCAAGAAAAAGAATTATTAGCGACGGAAAATGCGGAAGAATTCCGCCAAAAAGGAGAACTCTTAACAACCTATCTCACGCTAGTGCCAAACAATCAAGACCAAGTCGAATTAGACAACTACTACACCAACGAAAAAATCGTCATTGCGCTCGATAAAAGCCTGACACCTAGTCAAAATGCGCAGCGTTATTTCAAAAAATACCAAAAATTGAAAGAAGCTGTGAAGCACTTGACAGGCCTTATTCAAGAAACTAAGGATACGATTACTTACCTCGAAAGCGTTGAAACAGCGTTGAATCACGCGTCAATTTCTGATATCGAGGATATTCGCGAGGAATTAGTCGAAACTGGCTTTGTCAAACGTCGCACGCGCGATAAAGGCCACAAACGCAAAAAACCAGAACAATACTTGGCTTCAGATGGCAAAACGATTATCATGGTTGGACGCAACAATCTGCAAAATGATGAATTGACTTTCAAAATGGCAAAAAAAGGAGAACTTTGGTTCCATGCTAAGGATATTCCTGGTAGCCACGTTCTTATCAAGGATAATCTCAATCCAAGTGACGAAGTCAAAACTGACGCTGCTGAATTAGCTGCCTACTACTCAAAAGCACGTCTGTCCAACCTTGTTCAGGTTGATATGATTGAAGCTAAAAAGCTTAACAAACCAACTGGTGGCAAACCTGGTTTTGTAACTTATACTGGTCAAAAAACGCTTCGTGTCACTCCGACCGAAGAAAAAATCAACAGTATGCGCATGACAAAATAA
- the trpX gene encoding tryptophan ABC transporter substrate-binding protein, with product MKNKALIGTLIALVILVAGSMIYDQTKRDSSKNDVVKIGILQYVTHDALDEIEKGIEDGLAEAGYDSDNAEITMLNAEGDQSKIQTMSKQLVNAKNDVLIGIATPAAQGLASATSDIPVVMGAISDPVGAKLVKNLEEPEGNVTGVSNQVPIEQSVELIQKITPNAKTIGVLYASSEDNSVSQVAEFKKDAEVAGINVIEYAVPSTNEITTTMSVMTGKVDAIFVPQDNTIASAFTTVVNAANAAKIPIYSCVDTMVEQGSIASVAQSQYDLGVETAKIAVKLLAGKKVSEVPVNIVNTGTPTLNLKAAQELGITIPDSVLSEATVAVEADDN from the coding sequence ATGAAAAATAAAGCACTTATTGGAACCCTTATTGCTCTTGTTATTTTAGTTGCTGGTTCGATGATTTATGACCAGACTAAAAGAGATTCAAGTAAAAATGATGTGGTTAAAATTGGTATTTTGCAGTATGTGACGCACGATGCTCTAGATGAGATTGAAAAAGGAATTGAGGACGGTCTTGCTGAGGCTGGCTATGATAGTGATAACGCTGAAATTACGATGTTGAATGCTGAAGGTGACCAAAGCAAGATTCAAACGATGAGTAAGCAGCTGGTCAATGCTAAAAACGATGTTTTGATTGGTATTGCAACACCAGCCGCACAAGGTTTGGCATCAGCGACAAGTGATATTCCAGTTGTTATGGGAGCTATTTCTGACCCAGTTGGTGCAAAATTAGTTAAAAATCTTGAAGAACCAGAAGGAAACGTAACAGGGGTTTCCAACCAAGTTCCGATTGAACAAAGCGTAGAGCTCATTCAAAAAATCACACCAAATGCCAAGACAATCGGCGTTTTATATGCTAGTAGCGAGGATAATTCAGTATCACAAGTCGCTGAATTTAAAAAGGATGCTGAAGTTGCTGGCATTAATGTCATTGAATACGCCGTACCGTCAACAAATGAAATCACAACAACAATGTCGGTTATGACAGGAAAAGTCGATGCTATCTTTGTTCCACAAGACAATACCATTGCATCAGCCTTTACGACGGTTGTTAATGCTGCCAATGCTGCGAAAATTCCGATTTATTCATGCGTTGATACAATGGTAGAGCAAGGAAGCATTGCATCAGTTGCCCAAAGTCAGTATGATTTAGGTGTGGAAACGGCAAAAATTGCTGTTAAATTGTTAGCAGGTAAAAAAGTGTCAGAAGTTCCTGTTAATATTGTCAATACAGGGACACCAACCCTTAACTTGAAAGCTGCACAAGAGCTTGGTATTACAATACCAGATAGTGTTCTTTCAGAAGCCACAGTGGCTGTTGAGGCAGATGATAATTAA
- a CDS encoding ABC transporter permease — protein sequence MIISSVSQGLLWGILGLGIYLTFRILNFPDMTTEGSFPLGGAVAVTLMNHGFHPILATLAGMLSGCFAGLVTGLLYTKGKIPTILAGILVMTSCNSIMLMIMKRANLGLLDIKTLQDLFPFADSTNLLIIGLLAVVIVISGLIFFLYTRLGQAYIATGDNRDMAKSFGINTDRMEVMGLTISNGLIALSGALVSQQDGYADVSKGIGVIVIGLASIIIGEVLYSTGLTLLERLIAIVVGSILYQFLITAVIALGFNTNYLKLFSALVLALCLMVPVLKNKFFKGVTLSR from the coding sequence ATGATTATTTCGTCAGTATCACAAGGGCTTTTGTGGGGAATTCTTGGTCTAGGAATTTACCTCACCTTTAGAATCTTGAACTTTCCAGATATGACAACAGAAGGCTCATTTCCGCTTGGAGGAGCAGTGGCTGTTACTTTGATGAACCATGGTTTTCATCCTATTTTAGCAACACTTGCAGGAATGCTTTCAGGGTGTTTTGCAGGGCTTGTGACAGGCTTGCTTTATACTAAAGGAAAAATCCCAACCATTTTAGCAGGAATTTTGGTGATGACCTCTTGTAACTCAATCATGCTCATGATTATGAAACGTGCTAATCTTGGTTTGCTTGATATTAAAACATTGCAAGATTTATTCCCGTTTGCAGATAGCACTAACTTGCTGATTATTGGTCTTTTAGCGGTTGTTATTGTGATTTCAGGATTAATTTTCTTCCTGTACACACGACTTGGTCAGGCTTATATCGCTACTGGTGATAACCGTGATATGGCAAAAAGTTTTGGGATTAATACCGACCGCATGGAAGTTATGGGGCTTACGATTTCAAATGGATTGATTGCTTTATCAGGTGCTCTTGTCAGCCAACAAGATGGCTACGCTGATGTCTCGAAAGGAATTGGTGTGATTGTTATCGGACTTGCTAGTATCATTATCGGAGAAGTGTTGTATTCAACTGGTTTAACACTTTTAGAGCGTTTGATTGCCATTGTTGTTGGGTCAATTTTGTATCAATTCTTAATCACAGCAGTTATTGCCCTTGGCTTCAATACGAACTACCTCAAATTGTTCAGTGCTCTTGTCTTGGCACTCTGTCTCATGGTTCCCGTTCTTAAAAATAAATTTTTCAAAGGAGTGACCTTATCGCGATGA
- a CDS encoding ABC transporter ATP-binding protein → MKKIVELKNATVQVNNGLDEVKTILDDVNLTIYEHDFLTILGGNGAGKSTLFNVIAGTLMLTSGSIYILDKDVTHLPAEKRANYLARVFQDPKMGTAPRMTVAENLLIAKYRGEKRGLLPRKIHAFTDEFQALVARTGNGLEKHLETPTGLLSGGQRQALSLLMATLKRPELLLLDEHTAALDPKTSVSLMNLTDEFVSGDHLTALMITHHMEDALKYGNRLIVMKDGKIIKDLNQDEKAQMAIADYYQLFE, encoded by the coding sequence ATGAAAAAAATTGTAGAATTAAAAAATGCTACCGTTCAAGTTAATAACGGTCTTGACGAGGTCAAAACAATCCTTGATGACGTGAATTTGACAATTTATGAACATGATTTTTTGACGATTTTAGGTGGGAACGGTGCTGGGAAATCAACGCTTTTTAACGTGATTGCTGGAACTTTGATGTTGACTAGCGGAAGCATTTATATCCTAGACAAAGATGTGACACATTTACCTGCTGAAAAACGTGCAAACTATTTGGCGCGTGTCTTTCAAGACCCTAAAATGGGAACAGCACCACGTATGACTGTGGCTGAAAACCTTCTTATTGCCAAATATCGTGGTGAAAAACGTGGACTTTTGCCACGAAAAATTCATGCGTTTACCGATGAATTTCAAGCGTTGGTTGCACGAACTGGTAATGGTCTTGAAAAGCATTTGGAAACGCCGACTGGGCTTTTATCAGGTGGGCAACGTCAAGCACTTAGCTTGCTCATGGCAACGCTAAAACGCCCAGAATTGTTGCTACTTGATGAACATACGGCAGCCCTTGACCCTAAGACGAGTGTATCCTTGATGAATTTAACAGATGAATTTGTATCAGGTGACCACTTGACAGCACTCATGATTACACACCACATGGAAGACGCTCTGAAATATGGTAACCGTTTGATTGTTATGAAAGACGGCAAAATCATCAAAGACCTCAATCAAGACGAAAAAGCTCAAATGGCAATCGCCGATTATTATCAATTGTTTGAATAA
- a CDS encoding ribonuclease J has translation MSDIKIIALGGVRENAKNLYVVEVNDSIFILDAGLKYPENEQLGVDEVIPNIDYLVENKKRVQGIFLTHGHADAIGALPYILSEFKAPVFGSPLTIELAKLFVKKNNNVKKFNNFHVIDAETEIEFADATISFFKSTHSVPESLGIVVGTDEGNIVYTGDFKFDQAARKYYRTDLSRLTEIGREGVLALLSDSANATSNVLTASESEVAAEMDSIIADAEGRVIIAAVASNLIRIQQVFDSAADYGRRVVLTGFDAENIVRTAIRMKRLRLVDEKLIVKPKDMHKFEDHELIILETGRMGEPINGLQKMALGRHRYVQIKEGDLVYIVTTPSLSKEAAVARVENLIYKAGGVVKLITQTMNVSGHANARDLQLMINLLHPKYLFPVQGEYRNLATHAELAQEVGMYPENIYIVKRGDVMVLDKDGFNHEGSVPAGDVMIDGNAIGDVGNIVLRDRKVLSEDGIFIVALTVNKREKKIVSKAKIHTRGFVYVKKSRDILRESAELVNQTVENYLAQDSFDWGELKGAVRDEVAKFLFDQTKRRPAILPVVMEVR, from the coding sequence ATGAGCGATATTAAAATTATTGCCCTTGGAGGGGTGCGCGAAAATGCGAAAAACCTCTATGTGGTAGAAGTTAATGACTCTATTTTCATTTTGGATGCTGGACTTAAATATCCTGAAAATGAACAATTGGGTGTGGATGAAGTTATTCCAAATATTGATTACCTAGTTGAAAATAAAAAACGTGTGCAAGGAATTTTCTTGACGCATGGGCATGCAGATGCTATTGGAGCTTTGCCTTATATTCTATCGGAATTTAAAGCGCCAGTATTCGGCTCACCGTTGACAATTGAGTTAGCGAAGCTTTTTGTTAAGAAAAATAACAACGTTAAAAAATTTAATAATTTCCATGTTATTGACGCAGAAACTGAAATTGAATTTGCAGATGCGACGATTTCATTCTTTAAATCAACTCACTCAGTTCCTGAAAGTTTGGGGATTGTTGTCGGTACAGATGAGGGAAATATTGTTTACACAGGCGACTTCAAATTTGACCAAGCTGCCCGTAAATATTACCGTACAGACTTGTCTCGTTTGACTGAAATTGGGCGTGAAGGCGTGTTAGCTCTGCTTTCTGATTCTGCTAATGCGACAAGTAATGTTTTGACAGCTAGCGAATCAGAAGTTGCAGCTGAAATGGATAGCATTATCGCAGATGCTGAAGGCCGCGTGATTATTGCAGCCGTAGCTTCTAACTTGATTCGTATTCAGCAGGTATTTGATTCAGCTGCAGACTACGGTCGTCGTGTGGTTTTAACTGGTTTTGACGCTGAAAATATTGTCCGCACAGCCATTCGTATGAAACGCTTGCGTTTGGTTGATGAAAAATTGATTGTCAAACCAAAAGACATGCACAAATTTGAAGATCACGAATTGATTATTCTTGAAACTGGTCGTATGGGTGAACCAATTAATGGTTTGCAAAAAATGGCACTTGGACGCCATCGTTATGTGCAAATCAAAGAAGGTGACCTTGTTTACATCGTTACAACGCCAAGTCTTTCAAAAGAAGCAGCTGTTGCGCGTGTCGAAAATTTGATTTACAAAGCTGGCGGTGTGGTTAAACTTATCACACAAACAATGAATGTTTCAGGCCATGCCAATGCGCGTGATTTGCAGTTGATGATTAACCTTCTTCACCCAAAATATTTGTTCCCAGTTCAAGGAGAATACCGTAACTTGGCAACGCATGCTGAGTTAGCGCAAGAAGTTGGTATGTATCCAGAAAATATTTACATCGTTAAACGTGGTGATGTCATGGTTCTTGATAAAGACGGCTTTAATCACGAGGGAAGTGTCCCAGCTGGTGATGTGATGATTGATGGAAATGCTATTGGTGACGTTGGTAATATTGTTCTTCGTGACCGCAAAGTCTTGTCAGAAGATGGTATCTTCATTGTTGCCTTGACTGTTAATAAACGTGAAAAGAAAATCGTTTCAAAAGCTAAAATTCACACACGTGGTTTTGTCTATGTCAAGAAAAGCCGTGATATTCTACGTGAATCAGCTGAATTGGTTAATCAAACTGTTGAAAATTACTTGGCACAAGATAGCTTTGACTGGGGAGAATTGAAAGGAGCTGTCCGCGATGAAGTGGCAAAATTCCTTTTTGACCAAACCAAACGTCGCCCTGCTATTTTACCAGTGGTTATGGAAGTGAGATAA
- a CDS encoding matrixin family metalloprotease produces the protein MRKLCRIIFFIPKLIISIIWNFFWAIFRTIVIIGIICFGLLYYANNSSSQLANTISTIANNVTSYLSANSDDIANSLKDLSTDDFTYYSGARWSSNSANVYIETTNETLVNAYKEAINTWNATGVFTFNVVSDASSADIIATEYSDASSKAAGFAETETNALTNHITHVDVKLNTYYLTENDYGYTHNRIVYTAEHELGHAIGLDHDDSEESVMQSSGSYYGIQDVDIEKVQSLYAS, from the coding sequence ATGAGAAAGTTATGTAGGATAATCTTTTTTATTCCCAAACTCATTATCAGTATTATCTGGAATTTTTTCTGGGCTATTTTTAGAACGATTGTAATTATTGGAATTATTTGTTTTGGTTTACTATATTATGCCAATAATAGTAGTTCTCAGTTAGCCAATACGATTTCAACCATTGCAAATAATGTAACAAGTTATCTTTCAGCAAATAGTGATGATATTGCTAATAGTCTAAAGGATTTGTCAACGGATGATTTCACTTATTATTCAGGAGCACGTTGGTCAAGCAATTCTGCAAATGTCTATATTGAAACGACCAATGAAACTTTGGTCAATGCTTATAAGGAAGCCATTAATACTTGGAATGCAACGGGAGTTTTTACATTTAATGTAGTTTCGGATGCATCATCAGCAGATATTATTGCGACTGAATATTCTGATGCTAGTTCAAAAGCAGCAGGATTTGCTGAGACAGAAACGAATGCTTTGACAAATCATATTACTCATGTTGATGTAAAATTGAATACTTACTATTTAACAGAAAATGATTATGGTTATACGCATAATCGTATTGTTTATACCGCGGAACATGAGTTGGGACATGCGATTGGGCTTGATCATGATGATAGTGAAGAATCAGTTATGCAATCCTCAGGCTCTTATTATGGCATTCAGGATGTTGATATTGAAAAAGTCCAATCACTTTATGCTTCTTAA
- a CDS encoding ABC transporter ATP-binding protein — protein MIILQGNKIERSFSGDVLFDNINIQVDEKDRIALVGRNGAGKSTLLKILVGEETPTSGEINTKRDLTLSYLAQDSRFESKNTIFDEMLHVFDDVRGMESRLRKMEMQMAELIGDAFDKLMSDYDRMSEEFRVKGGFTYEAEIKAILNGFKFDESMWQMKISELSGGQNTRLALAKMLLEKPELLVLDEPTNHLDIETIAWLENYLVNYQGALIIVSHDRYFLDKVATVTLDLTPHSLDRYVGNYSKFMDLKAEKLALEAKNYEKQAKEIAKLEDFVQRNIVRASTTKRAQARRKQLEKMERLDKPTAGQKSANMTFHADKVSGNVVLTVTDAAIGYDDQILSEPINIDVKKFDAIAIVGPNGIGKSTLIKSIVGQIPFIKGTSTYGANVEVGYYDQTQSNLTRTNTVLDELWNDFSTTPEVEIRNRLGAFLFSGDDVKKSVSMLSGGERARLLLAKLSMQNDNFLILDEPTNHLDIDSKEVLEDALIDFDGTLLFVSHDRYFINRVATKVLEISEKGSTLYLGDYDYYLEKKAELEEMERLKAEEAQEKTVAIVEKAPANDYQAQKANQKELRKLTRRIAEIENQLEEIEACEEAINQAMLATNDAVELVDLQKELDDLTEQQENLILEWEELSEQVEG, from the coding sequence ATGATTATTTTACAAGGGAATAAAATTGAACGCTCATTTTCGGGCGATGTACTTTTTGATAATATTAATATTCAAGTTGATGAGAAAGACCGCATTGCGCTAGTTGGGCGAAATGGTGCGGGAAAATCAACTTTGTTAAAAATTTTAGTGGGTGAAGAAACACCAACTTCTGGTGAAATTAATACCAAACGTGATTTAACCTTATCTTACTTGGCCCAAGATAGCCGTTTTGAGTCAAAGAATACGATTTTTGATGAAATGTTGCACGTTTTTGATGATGTGCGTGGCATGGAATCACGTTTGCGTAAAATGGAAATGCAAATGGCAGAGCTGATAGGTGATGCTTTTGATAAATTGATGTCAGATTATGACCGCATGTCAGAGGAATTTCGTGTCAAGGGTGGATTTACCTATGAGGCGGAAATCAAGGCGATTTTAAATGGTTTTAAATTTGATGAATCCATGTGGCAAATGAAGATTTCGGAATTGTCAGGTGGGCAAAATACACGCTTGGCGCTTGCCAAAATGTTGCTTGAAAAGCCTGAATTGCTAGTGCTAGACGAACCAACCAACCATTTGGATATCGAAACCATTGCTTGGCTTGAAAATTACTTGGTCAACTACCAAGGTGCTTTGATTATTGTCAGTCACGACCGATATTTCTTGGATAAGGTGGCAACGGTGACGCTTGATTTGACACCACATTCGCTTGACAGATATGTTGGTAATTATTCTAAATTCATGGATTTGAAGGCTGAAAAGTTAGCACTCGAAGCCAAAAATTATGAAAAACAAGCCAAAGAAATTGCTAAGTTAGAGGACTTTGTTCAACGTAATATTGTGCGTGCCTCAACGACAAAACGTGCCCAAGCTCGCCGCAAACAGTTGGAAAAAATGGAACGTTTGGACAAACCAACGGCAGGGCAAAAATCAGCTAACATGACTTTTCATGCGGATAAAGTGTCAGGAAATGTAGTCTTGACGGTGACAGATGCGGCAATTGGCTATGATGACCAAATCTTGTCAGAACCAATTAATATTGATGTCAAGAAATTTGATGCCATTGCCATTGTCGGACCAAATGGTATCGGAAAATCAACCTTAATTAAATCAATTGTGGGTCAAATTCCATTTATCAAGGGAACATCAACCTACGGTGCCAATGTTGAAGTGGGTTACTATGACCAAACGCAATCAAATTTGACGCGTACAAACACGGTTCTTGATGAGCTTTGGAATGACTTTTCAACGACACCAGAAGTGGAAATTCGTAACCGTTTGGGAGCTTTTCTCTTCTCTGGCGATGATGTCAAGAAATCAGTCAGCATGCTTTCTGGTGGTGAACGCGCCCGCTTACTTCTTGCAAAATTGTCCATGCAAAATGATAATTTCCTTATTCTAGATGAACCAACCAACCACTTGGATATCGATAGCAAGGAAGTTTTAGAAGATGCTTTGATTGATTTTGATGGAACACTTTTATTTGTCAGTCACGACCGTTATTTCATTAACCGTGTGGCAACAAAAGTGCTTGAAATCTCTGAAAAAGGCTCAACCCTTTATCTTGGTGATTATGATTATTACCTTGAGAAAAAAGCAGAGCTGGAAGAAATGGAACGTTTGAAAGCCGAAGAAGCACAGGAAAAAACAGTTGCCATTGTTGAAAAAGCGCCAGCTAATGATTATCAAGCGCAAAAAGCTAACCAAAAAGAACTTCGCAAACTCACACGCCGAATCGCTGAAATTGAAAATCAATTAGAAGAGATTGAAGCGTGTGAAGAAGCAATCAATCAAGCGATGTTAGCCACAAATGATGCCGTAGAACTTGTTGATTTGCAAAAAGAACTCGATGACTTGACTGAACAACAAGAAAACCTCATCCTAGAATGGGAAGAACTCAGCGAACAGGTTGAAGGATGA
- a CDS encoding MarR family winged helix-turn-helix transcriptional regulator, whose protein sequence is MNPKHAPYGWLVKRIARRLEQNMNNFLKPYNITIMQSWVLMFLKQTEKCYTFKELEKQFEVSQPTMAGILARLDQKNMIITIQDEKDKRIKKVQISDDGRALINRLGEHLEDSEVAIVGNFTRDEQETFHLLLEKAYYNVVERGNEND, encoded by the coding sequence ATGAATCCTAAACATGCTCCTTATGGATGGTTAGTAAAACGGATAGCGCGTCGTTTGGAACAAAATATGAATAATTTTCTTAAACCGTATAATATTACGATTATGCAATCATGGGTTTTAATGTTTTTGAAACAAACAGAGAAGTGCTACACTTTCAAAGAACTAGAGAAACAATTTGAAGTTTCTCAGCCAACCATGGCCGGTATTTTAGCACGTTTGGATCAAAAAAATATGATTATAACCATTCAAGATGAAAAAGATAAGCGTATTAAAAAAGTTCAAATTTCTGATGATGGTAGAGCTTTGATTAATCGTTTAGGTGAGCACCTAGAGGATTCAGAAGTTGCAATCGTTGGGAACTTTACCAGAGATGAGCAAGAGACTTTTCATTTATTGCTTGAAAAAGCTTATTATAATGTTGTAGAAAGAGGTAACGAGAATGATTAA
- a CDS encoding ABC transporter ATP-binding protein, whose translation MIKTLLAQVKEYKTPSLLAPLCAALEVFFDMSIPFVIAKLIDQGIQAGNLAVAMKYGLFMLLLAICGLTTGFLAGKFAAQASAGFAANLREGMYDNIQTFAFSNIDKYSTAGLVTRMTTDVTNVQNAYQMIIRVVVRAPLTIIFSMFMCFVVDRQLSLIFLLAVIILAASLLFIMRKAMPAFNYVFRKYDDLNASVQENISGIRVVKAFVREDYENKKFTKAAENIYRLFVKAEKIVIFNNPIMMFIIFACMICLSWFGARFIVAGSLTTGELTSLLSYIFAMMMSLMMLSMIMVMISMSTASAERISEVLNEKADIVNPENPLMEVSDGSIVFDHVHFSYKHGGGEEVLSDINLSIKSGEIIGVIGGTGSGKTSFANLISRLYDVDSGSIKVGGRDVREYDLEVLRDQVAVVLQKNVLFSGTILDNLRWGNENATDEECMEACRQACADEFIERFPDKYNTWIEQGGSNVSGGQKQRLCIARALLKKPKVLILDDSTSAVDTATDANIRQSFAETIPGTTKIIIAQRISSVQHADKILVLDDGKISGFASHDELLQTNAIYREISDVQQQGSGDFDAEGGSN comes from the coding sequence ATGATTAAAACTTTACTCGCGCAAGTGAAGGAGTATAAAACGCCATCTTTATTAGCTCCTTTATGTGCCGCTTTGGAAGTTTTTTTCGATATGTCTATTCCCTTTGTGATTGCAAAATTGATTGACCAAGGGATTCAGGCAGGAAATCTTGCGGTAGCCATGAAATATGGTTTATTTATGTTACTTTTAGCTATTTGTGGTTTGACGACAGGTTTTCTAGCAGGGAAATTTGCGGCACAGGCTTCAGCTGGTTTTGCTGCTAATTTGCGTGAAGGAATGTATGACAATATTCAAACATTTGCTTTCTCAAATATTGATAAATACAGCACGGCTGGTCTTGTAACACGTATGACAACCGACGTGACAAATGTGCAAAATGCTTACCAAATGATTATTCGTGTGGTTGTCAGAGCACCGTTAACAATCATTTTCAGTATGTTTATGTGTTTTGTGGTTGATCGTCAATTAAGCTTGATTTTCCTACTTGCTGTTATTATTTTAGCGGCTTCATTGCTGTTCATCATGCGTAAAGCAATGCCCGCTTTTAACTATGTTTTCCGTAAATACGATGACTTGAATGCCAGTGTCCAAGAAAATATTTCTGGTATTCGTGTGGTAAAAGCTTTTGTCCGTGAAGATTATGAGAATAAAAAATTCACCAAGGCTGCTGAAAATATCTACCGTTTATTTGTGAAAGCGGAAAAAATTGTTATTTTTAATAATCCAATCATGATGTTTATCATCTTCGCTTGTATGATTTGCTTGTCTTGGTTCGGAGCCCGCTTTATTGTAGCGGGTAGTTTAACGACAGGGGAGCTAACGTCACTTCTTTCTTATATCTTTGCCATGATGATGTCATTGATGATGTTGTCAATGATTATGGTTATGATTTCAATGAGTACAGCTAGTGCAGAACGTATTTCTGAGGTACTCAACGAAAAAGCTGACATTGTTAATCCTGAAAATCCATTGATGGAAGTTTCAGACGGAAGTATTGTTTTTGATCATGTGCATTTTTCTTATAAACATGGCGGTGGTGAAGAGGTGCTTTCTGATATAAACCTGAGTATTAAATCTGGTGAAATCATTGGAGTTATTGGTGGAACAGGTTCTGGTAAGACCTCATTTGCTAATTTGATTTCACGTCTTTATGATGTTGATTCTGGTTCAATTAAAGTTGGTGGACGTGATGTTCGCGAATACGATTTGGAAGTTCTTCGTGACCAAGTAGCGGTTGTTCTTCAGAAAAATGTCCTTTTCTCAGGTACTATTTTAGATAATCTTCGTTGGGGAAATGAAAATGCGACAGATGAAGAATGTATGGAAGCTTGCCGTCAAGCTTGCGCAGATGAATTTATCGAACGCTTCCCAGACAAATATAACACTTGGATTGAACAAGGTGGTAGTAACGTTTCTGGTGGGCAAAAACAACGTCTTTGTATTGCCCGCGCGTTGTTGAAAAAACCAAAAGTATTGATTTTGGATGACTCAACTAGTGCTGTTGATACTGCGACAGATGCGAATATCCGTCAATCATTTGCTGAAACCATTCCTGGGACAACTAAAATTATTATTGCCCAACGTATTTCTAGTGTGCAACACGCTGATAAAATTTTAGTTCTTGATGATGGTAAGATTTCGGGATTTGCCAGTCATGATGAACTATTACAAACAAATGCGATCTACCGTGAAATTAGCGATGTTCAACAGCAAGGTAGTGGTGATTTTGATGCGGAAGGAGGTAGCAATTAA